A single Pseudomonas putida DNA region contains:
- the cobJ gene encoding precorrin-3B C(17)-methyltransferase, with protein MAGLNSQQAPAIVILGAGSLATAQRIQQRYPQATIHGLRGRVEGADQYYDGFGDTLRSLYQQATPIIALCAAGIVIRSLASLLDEKGAEPPVLAVAEDGSAVVPLLGGLSGVNVMARELGEALGVAAAITTSGELRFGTCLLNPPEGYALADLEQGKRFVSDLLAGESVRIEGDAPWLEQVQLPASDAARRTIHVGCDAREASRDELLIHPRSVVVALAAGGPGLAEQVRGALREAGIAEPSLACLLVADQAMAEPSLHEAAAELGVVLRFAAMHGTLASMVAEALPEARLIEQPGLVIASAAVPVDTARLGRKRGRLAVIGLGPGAAELMVPAVKAELARAEDILGYETYVRMAGPFRDDQVQHCTDNREEMQRARHAFELAAQGRSVVVVSSGDPGVFAMAAAVLEALHGASDPAWHRVDLEILPGVSASLATAAQAGAPLGHDFCVMSLSDNLKPWSIIEKRLDLAAQADLVLAFYNPISKSRPHQLGTALEVVRRHRDGQTPVVLGRDIGRPGQTLRVVTLAELTPEMVDMRTMVLVGSSTTCTFDRANGEQWVYTPRWYPVAP; from the coding sequence ATGGCAGGGTTGAACAGTCAACAGGCACCGGCCATCGTCATTCTTGGGGCCGGCAGCCTGGCCACGGCGCAGCGTATACAGCAGCGTTATCCACAGGCGACGATTCATGGCCTGCGTGGCCGGGTCGAGGGCGCCGATCAGTATTACGACGGCTTCGGCGATACCCTGCGATCGCTGTACCAGCAGGCCACGCCGATCATCGCGCTGTGCGCCGCCGGTATCGTCATTCGCAGCCTGGCCAGCCTGCTCGATGAGAAAGGTGCAGAGCCGCCCGTACTGGCCGTGGCCGAGGACGGTAGCGCGGTGGTGCCGCTGTTGGGTGGCCTGAGCGGGGTCAACGTCATGGCGCGCGAACTCGGCGAGGCGCTGGGTGTGGCTGCAGCGATCACCACCAGTGGTGAACTGCGCTTCGGCACCTGCCTGCTCAACCCGCCAGAAGGCTATGCCCTGGCGGACCTGGAGCAGGGCAAGCGTTTTGTCTCCGATCTACTGGCCGGTGAAAGCGTGCGTATCGAGGGTGACGCGCCTTGGCTTGAGCAGGTTCAACTGCCGGCCAGTGACGCAGCCAGGCGTACCATCCATGTCGGCTGTGACGCACGCGAGGCCAGCCGTGATGAGCTGTTGATCCACCCGCGTTCCGTGGTGGTGGCTCTGGCTGCAGGCGGCCCCGGGCTGGCCGAGCAGGTGCGTGGCGCCTTGCGTGAGGCCGGCATTGCCGAGCCCTCGCTGGCTTGCCTGCTGGTCGCCGATCAGGCAATGGCCGAGCCGTCCTTGCACGAGGCCGCCGCGGAGCTGGGCGTTGTGCTGCGCTTCGCGGCAATGCACGGCACGCTGGCCAGCATGGTGGCCGAGGCTTTGCCCGAAGCTCGCCTGATCGAGCAGCCGGGCCTGGTCATCGCATCGGCCGCAGTGCCGGTCGACACGGCTCGCCTGGGTCGCAAGCGTGGCCGCCTGGCGGTGATCGGCCTGGGGCCTGGTGCTGCCGAGCTGATGGTGCCGGCGGTAAAAGCCGAGCTGGCGCGTGCCGAGGACATTCTCGGCTACGAGACCTACGTGCGCATGGCGGGGCCATTCCGTGACGATCAGGTGCAGCACTGCACCGACAACCGTGAAGAGATGCAGCGTGCCCGGCATGCCTTCGAGCTGGCAGCTCAGGGCCGTTCGGTGGTGGTGGTGTCTTCGGGCGACCCGGGAGTATTCGCCATGGCGGCGGCGGTGCTCGAAGCCCTGCATGGGGCAAGCGACCCCGCGTGGCACCGCGTCGACCTTGAAATCCTGCCGGGCGTCTCGGCTTCGCTGGCGACCGCCGCGCAAGCCGGTGCGCCGTTGGGGCATGACTTCTGCGTGATGTCGCTGTCGGACAACCTCAAGCCGTGGTCGATCATCGAGAAACGCCTGGACCTGGCAGCCCAGGCCGACCTGGTGTTGGCCTTCTACAATCCGATCTCCAAGTCCAGGCCACACCAGCTGGGCACGGCACTGGAGGTCGTGCGCCGGCACCGGGATGGGCAGACGCCGGTGGTACTGGGGCGCGACATCGGCCGGCCGGGGCAGACGCTGAGGGTAGTGACCCTGGCCGAGCTGACGCCGGAGATGGTCGACATGCGCACGATGGTGCTGGTCGGTTCGTCCACGACCTGCACCTTCGACCGTGCCAATGGCGAGCAATGGGTCTACACCCCGCGCTGGTACCCGGTCGCGCCTTGA
- a CDS encoding precorrin-2 C(20)-methyltransferase has translation MMAPRGRLLGLGVGPGDPELITVKALRLLRESPVVAYFVAKGKRGNAFGIIEAHLQAEQTLLPLVYPVTTEVLPAPLSYEQVISDFYDEAAVQVAEHLDAGRDVAVICEGDPFFYGSYMYLHDRLAQQHEAEVVPGVCSMLGGASVLGAPLVYRNQSLSVLSGVLPAEELKRRLADADAAVIMKLGRNFPKVRQVLGELGLDGRALYVERATMANQKIVPLDQVDPQSSPYFSLIIVPGEKWQG, from the coding sequence ATGATGGCGCCGCGCGGACGTCTGCTAGGCCTGGGCGTAGGCCCCGGCGACCCTGAACTGATCACCGTCAAGGCGCTGCGCCTGCTGCGCGAGTCGCCCGTGGTGGCGTATTTCGTGGCCAAGGGCAAGCGCGGCAACGCCTTCGGTATCATCGAGGCGCACCTGCAGGCCGAGCAGACCCTGTTACCGCTGGTGTACCCGGTGACCACCGAGGTGCTGCCCGCGCCATTGTCCTACGAGCAGGTGATCAGCGATTTCTACGATGAGGCTGCCGTGCAGGTGGCCGAGCATCTGGATGCCGGTCGCGATGTGGCCGTGATCTGCGAAGGTGACCCGTTCTTCTACGGGTCGTACATGTACCTGCACGACCGCCTCGCCCAGCAGCATGAAGCCGAAGTGGTCCCGGGCGTCTGCTCGATGCTCGGCGGCGCCTCGGTATTGGGTGCGCCGCTGGTGTATCGCAACCAGAGCCTGTCGGTGCTGTCGGGCGTGCTGCCTGCCGAAGAGCTCAAGCGCCGCCTGGCAGATGCCGATGCGGCGGTGATCATGAAGCTTGGCCGCAACTTCCCCAAGGTACGCCAGGTGCTGGGCGAGCTGGGCCTGGACGGGCGCGCGCTGTATGTCGAGCGGGCGACCATGGCCAACCAGAAGATCGTGCCGCTGGATCAGGTAGACCCGCAGTCGTCGCCGTACTTCTCGCTGATCATCGTGCCGGGGGAAAAATGGCAGGGTTGA
- a CDS encoding precorrin-8X methylmutase produces MIDYIRDGQEIYRNSFRIIREEARLERIPADLEKLAVRVIHACGMVEAIDGLQFSAGAGRAGREALANGAPILCDAHMVAEGITRARLPANNQVICTLRDPSVPGLAKDAGNTRSAVALELWRPYLEGSVVVIGNAPTALFYLLEMIDAGAPKPALILGFPVGFVGAAESKAMLAADSRGVPFVIMQGRLGGSAMAAAAVNALATEVE; encoded by the coding sequence ATGATTGACTACATCCGCGATGGTCAGGAGATCTATCGCAATTCCTTCCGGATCATCCGCGAGGAAGCCCGCCTCGAGCGGATTCCCGCAGACCTGGAAAAGCTCGCCGTGCGCGTGATTCATGCCTGCGGCATGGTCGAGGCCATCGACGGTCTGCAGTTTTCCGCAGGTGCCGGCCGTGCCGGTCGTGAAGCCTTGGCCAATGGCGCGCCGATCCTCTGCGATGCACACATGGTTGCCGAAGGCATCACCCGTGCGCGCCTGCCCGCCAATAACCAGGTGATCTGCACCCTGCGCGACCCGAGCGTGCCGGGCCTGGCCAAGGACGCCGGCAACACACGCTCGGCCGTGGCCCTGGAGCTGTGGCGCCCGTACCTGGAAGGCAGCGTGGTAGTGATCGGCAATGCCCCGACCGCGCTGTTCTACTTGCTGGAGATGATCGATGCCGGTGCACCTAAACCTGCGCTGATTCTCGGTTTCCCGGTCGGCTTTGTCGGCGCTGCCGAGTCCAAGGCGATGCTGGCCGCCGACAGCCGCGGCGTACCGTTCGTGATCATGCAGGGCCGCCTGGGCGGTAGCGCGATGGCCGCTGCCGCGGTCAACGCCCTGGCCACGGAGGTGGAATGA
- the cobG gene encoding precorrin-3B synthase, whose product MPDAPLTPANTPVASPRPSACPGLWRIVRALDGGICRIKLPGGLLLADQAEAVAAAAERFAGGVIEATNRGNLQIRGIGSDHAGLVESLLAAGLGPRDAASDDVRNLMLSPLAGHDPAMLLDVRPLAGQILDLLQGTPRFHQLSAKFAVQLDGGEGVAMLEHPHDLWLSALRLEQREWLAFGLASCPADDQVLGAVPLEQGLALVRAVLDRFLDLASPEQSRMRQLLQDCPADTFINGLGLQVRRDAAVLEWQREDSQSPWLGAVTQQQGLALGVAPPLGRLSPAMLRGAARVARQWGDGSLRLSPWQSLMLTNIAAAGLEQARVELSALGLLCQPAEPLARMVACTGSSGCAKGQAETKADAVELAALLGSGAPASVHLSGCPRSCAVAHVAPATLLARSPGRYDLYLRDAHLPGLGALRGTDLTLNEAGAMLALPTEHLDD is encoded by the coding sequence TTGCCGGACGCCCCTTTGACGCCAGCCAACACACCCGTAGCCTCACCCCGTCCCTCGGCCTGCCCGGGGTTGTGGCGCATCGTCCGCGCCCTTGACGGCGGCATCTGCCGTATCAAGCTGCCCGGCGGCCTGCTGCTGGCCGACCAGGCCGAGGCGGTGGCGGCGGCAGCCGAGCGCTTCGCCGGCGGAGTGATCGAGGCCACCAACCGCGGCAACCTGCAGATCCGTGGCATCGGCAGCGATCATGCCGGGCTGGTCGAAAGCCTGTTGGCTGCAGGCCTCGGGCCACGTGATGCGGCCAGTGATGATGTGCGCAACCTGATGCTCAGCCCGCTGGCCGGGCATGACCCGGCCATGCTGCTGGATGTACGCCCGTTGGCCGGGCAAATCCTCGACCTGCTGCAAGGCACGCCGCGCTTCCATCAGCTGTCGGCCAAGTTCGCCGTGCAACTGGACGGTGGTGAAGGCGTGGCGATGCTCGAGCACCCCCACGACCTGTGGCTCTCGGCACTGCGCCTGGAGCAGCGCGAATGGCTGGCATTCGGCCTGGCCAGCTGCCCTGCCGACGACCAGGTACTGGGTGCAGTGCCGCTGGAGCAAGGGCTGGCGCTGGTGCGCGCGGTGCTTGATCGTTTCCTCGATCTGGCCAGCCCGGAGCAGTCGCGCATGCGCCAGCTGCTGCAAGATTGCCCGGCCGATACGTTTATCAACGGCCTCGGCTTGCAGGTCCGCCGCGATGCGGCCGTGCTCGAATGGCAGCGCGAAGACAGCCAAAGCCCATGGCTGGGTGCCGTGACGCAACAGCAGGGCCTGGCGTTGGGCGTAGCGCCACCGCTGGGCCGGCTGTCGCCCGCCATGTTGCGTGGGGCTGCCCGGGTGGCCCGGCAATGGGGTGACGGCAGCCTGCGCCTGAGCCCGTGGCAAAGCCTGATGCTGACCAACATCGCCGCTGCCGGCCTCGAACAGGCCCGTGTCGAGCTATCGGCTCTGGGCCTGCTCTGCCAGCCTGCCGAGCCATTGGCGCGCATGGTCGCCTGCACCGGCAGCAGTGGCTGCGCCAAGGGCCAGGCCGAGACCAAGGCCGATGCCGTCGAGCTGGCAGCGCTGCTGGGCAGCGGCGCGCCTGCCAGCGTGCACCTGTCCGGCTGCCCGCGTTCCTGTGCCGTGGCCCATGTTGCCCCGGCCACTTTGCTGGCCCGTTCACCGGGCCGCTATGACCTCTATTTGCGTGACGCGCACCTGCCGGGCCTGGGTGCCCTGCGCGGCACCGACCTTACCTTGAATGAAGCAGGCGCCATGCTCGCCCTGCCGACGGAGCACCTTGATGATTGA
- the cbiE gene encoding precorrin-6y C5,15-methyltransferase (decarboxylating) subunit CbiE, which translates to MTPWLTVVGIGEDGFSGLGKQARRALLGASRIIGSPRQLALLPRCIGAQRQDWPTPFSLAPVLALRGEPVCVLASGDPMFFGVGASLARQLPAAEMQVLSMPSSCALAAARLGWPLQDVHVVSVVARPLAALNAHLYSGQRLLVLSNAGDSPAAIAALLRERGFGPSRLHVLEHLGGAAERHLCAIADDWPATEVADLNLVAIECLASPNAVRLSRVPGLADSAFRHDGQLTKRDVRAITLARLAPQPGELLWDVGAGCGSIGIEWMRAHPACRTLAIEADEGRQGFIEYNRDALGVPGLQLVRGKAPEALAELERPDAIFIGGGVTREGVLPLCWERLRPGGRLVANAVTLQSELALAHFREQHGGELTRIHVAQAQPLGAFDTWRQALPITLLDVVKPLDA; encoded by the coding sequence ATGACCCCCTGGCTGACAGTAGTAGGCATCGGCGAAGACGGCTTCAGCGGCCTGGGCAAACAGGCCCGGCGCGCCCTGCTGGGCGCCTCGCGGATCATCGGCAGCCCGCGGCAACTGGCCCTGTTGCCGCGCTGCATCGGCGCCCAGCGACAGGACTGGCCAACCCCGTTCTCTCTCGCCCCGGTACTGGCCCTGCGCGGTGAGCCGGTCTGCGTGCTGGCCAGCGGTGACCCGATGTTCTTTGGCGTCGGCGCCAGCCTGGCGCGGCAACTGCCGGCTGCAGAAATGCAGGTGCTGTCGATGCCCTCTTCCTGCGCCCTGGCCGCCGCGCGCCTGGGCTGGCCACTGCAGGACGTGCACGTGGTGTCGGTGGTCGCACGCCCTTTGGCCGCGCTCAATGCGCACCTGTACAGCGGCCAGCGCCTGCTGGTGCTGAGCAACGCTGGCGATAGCCCTGCGGCCATCGCTGCACTGCTGCGCGAGCGCGGCTTCGGGCCCAGCCGTCTGCACGTACTGGAACACCTCGGTGGCGCGGCCGAACGGCACCTTTGCGCCATCGCCGATGACTGGCCCGCCACTGAAGTGGCCGACCTCAACCTGGTGGCCATCGAATGCCTGGCCAGCCCTAATGCCGTGCGCCTGTCGCGTGTGCCCGGGCTGGCGGACAGCGCCTTCCGCCATGACGGCCAGCTGACCAAGCGCGACGTGCGCGCCATTACCCTGGCGCGCCTGGCGCCGCAGCCCGGCGAACTGCTGTGGGACGTCGGCGCCGGTTGTGGATCGATCGGTATCGAATGGATGCGCGCCCACCCTGCCTGTCGCACCCTGGCCATCGAAGCCGACGAAGGCCGCCAGGGTTTCATCGAATACAACCGCGATGCCCTGGGTGTCCCCGGCCTGCAACTGGTTCGTGGCAAGGCCCCCGAAGCCCTCGCCGAGCTGGAACGCCCTGACGCCATTTTCATTGGCGGCGGCGTCACCCGCGAAGGCGTGCTGCCCCTGTGCTGGGAACGCTTGCGCCCCGGTGGGCGGCTGGTGGCCAATGCGGTCACCCTGCAGAGCGAACTGGCCTTGGCGCATTTCCGTGAACAGCATGGCGGCGAGCTTACCCGCATCCATGTCGCCCAGGCCCAGCCTTTGGGCGCCTTCGATACCTGGCGCCAGGCGTTGCCGATTACCTTGCTCGACGTGGTGAAACCCCTCGATGCGTGA
- a CDS encoding cobalt-precorrin-5B (C(1))-methyltransferase: protein MREETHEQPAPLRSGLTTGSCATATSLAAAKLLLTGQCDDAVNITLPKGKVVQMRLEFCRLVGERAEAGTLKDAGDDPDVTHGALLYSQIRLQEQPGIRFVAGFGVGTVTRPGLVLAVGEPAINPVPRRMISEHLQQLADACSYPGGFEVTVNVQGGEALALKTMNPRLGILGGLSILGTSGIVRPFSCSAYIASIHQGIDVAHTNGYTHIAACTGNASEDTMRRVYNLPEIALIEMGDFVGAVLKHVRKVPVPRLTLCGGFGKISKLAAGHMDLHSRHSSIDLPQLAGWAADIGADAELQAAIIAANTSQQALALAHAAGIALGDAVCAHALAFARSVVPAQVHVEVFAIDRQGGIVGKAGVQ, encoded by the coding sequence ATGCGTGAAGAAACCCACGAGCAACCCGCGCCCCTGCGCAGCGGCCTGACCACCGGCAGCTGCGCCACCGCCACCAGCCTCGCGGCTGCCAAGCTGCTGCTGACCGGTCAGTGCGACGACGCCGTGAACATCACCTTGCCCAAGGGCAAGGTGGTGCAGATGCGCCTGGAGTTCTGCCGCCTGGTCGGCGAGCGCGCCGAAGCCGGCACCCTCAAGGATGCCGGCGACGACCCGGACGTCACCCACGGCGCCCTGCTCTACAGCCAGATCCGCTTGCAGGAACAACCCGGCATTCGCTTCGTCGCAGGCTTCGGCGTCGGTACCGTCACCCGCCCCGGCCTGGTGCTGGCGGTGGGTGAGCCCGCCATCAATCCAGTCCCTCGGCGGATGATCAGCGAGCATTTGCAGCAGCTGGCCGACGCCTGCAGCTATCCGGGCGGCTTCGAGGTCACGGTTAATGTACAAGGCGGTGAGGCGCTGGCGCTGAAGACCATGAACCCACGCCTGGGCATCCTTGGCGGGTTGTCGATCCTCGGCACCAGCGGCATCGTCCGGCCCTTCTCTTGCTCGGCCTATATCGCCTCGATCCACCAGGGCATCGATGTCGCCCACACCAATGGCTACACCCATATCGCCGCCTGCACCGGCAACGCCAGTGAAGACACCATGCGCCGGGTCTACAACTTGCCGGAGATCGCCCTGATCGAGATGGGCGATTTTGTCGGTGCCGTCCTCAAGCACGTGCGCAAAGTGCCAGTGCCACGCCTGACCTTGTGCGGTGGTTTCGGCAAGATCAGCAAGCTGGCGGCCGGCCACATGGACCTGCACAGCCGCCATTCGAGCATCGACCTGCCGCAACTGGCCGGCTGGGCAGCGGACATCGGCGCCGACGCCGAGCTGCAAGCGGCGATCATTGCCGCCAACACCAGCCAGCAAGCCTTGGCCCTGGCACACGCCGCAGGCATCGCCCTGGGCGATGCGGTGTGCGCCCATGCCCTGGCCTTTGCCCGCAGTGTGGTGCCGGCACAGGTACACGTCGAAGTGTTCGCCATCGACCGCCAGGGCGGCATCGTCGGCAAGGCCGGTGTGCAATGA
- a CDS encoding cobalt-precorrin-6A reductase, with product MTPRILLLGGVTEALAIARQLGPEHIYSLAGIGRVPQDLACQVRVGGYGGAQGLAAYLREAGITLLIDATHPYAAQISRNAASAAQAAGIPCWALRRPAWQAQAGDDWREVDDWAALIEALKPFRRPLFTLGREPLQHLEEIPPEQFWTLRALEACPGNERCEVIGARGPFQIADERALFERRRIDVLVSKNSGSVATEPKLEVARDRGVPVLVLKRPPLPEVDLEFTQTGPLLAKLKAMLEMA from the coding sequence ATGACGCCCCGTATCCTCCTGCTCGGCGGTGTCACCGAAGCGCTGGCCATCGCCCGCCAGCTCGGCCCCGAGCACATCTACAGCCTGGCCGGTATTGGCCGCGTACCGCAGGACCTGGCCTGCCAGGTGCGGGTCGGTGGCTATGGCGGTGCGCAAGGCCTGGCCGCCTACCTGCGTGAAGCCGGCATCACCCTGCTGATCGACGCCACCCACCCCTATGCCGCACAGATCAGCCGTAACGCTGCCAGCGCCGCGCAGGCAGCCGGCATCCCCTGCTGGGCCTTGCGCCGCCCGGCCTGGCAGGCGCAGGCGGGGGACGACTGGCGTGAGGTGGATGACTGGGCTGCGCTGATCGAGGCACTCAAGCCGTTTCGGCGGCCATTGTTCACCCTTGGGCGCGAGCCGCTGCAACATCTTGAGGAGATTCCGCCAGAGCAGTTCTGGACCCTGCGAGCCCTGGAAGCCTGCCCTGGCAATGAACGCTGCGAGGTGATCGGCGCACGCGGGCCGTTTCAGATCGCAGACGAGCGGGCACTGTTTGAACGACGTCGCATCGATGTGCTGGTGAGCAAGAACAGCGGCAGCGTGGCGACTGAGCCGAAGCTCGAGGTGGCCAGGGACCGCGGTGTGCCGGTACTTGTCCTGAAGCGTCCGCCGCTACCGGAAGTTGACCTTGAGTTCACCCAGACAGGCCCGCTGCTGGCCAAGTTGAAGGCTATGCTTGAAATGGCATGA
- the vapB gene encoding type II toxin-antitoxin system VapB family antitoxin, translating into MEQGAIFKSNRSQAIRLPKSVALPDEVTRVDIVAVGRTRIISPAGESWDSWFDSNDASTDFMASRDQPADQEREGF; encoded by the coding sequence ATGGAGCAAGGTGCAATCTTCAAAAGCAACCGCAGCCAGGCCATCCGCTTGCCGAAATCCGTCGCCCTTCCCGATGAAGTAACCCGTGTCGACATCGTTGCCGTTGGCCGTACCCGCATCATTTCACCTGCAGGGGAATCATGGGACAGCTGGTTTGACAGCAATGACGCAAGCACGGACTTCATGGCCAGCCGCGATCAACCTGCCGACCAGGAACGCGAAGGGTTCTAA
- the vapC gene encoding type II toxin-antitoxin system tRNA(fMet)-specific endonuclease VapC — MLRYMLDTNICIFTIKNKPQVVREAFNRHHGQMAISTVTLMELVYGAEKSAHPEHNLSIVEGFAARLEVLDYDSHAAEHSGQLRAELALAGTPIGPFDQLIAGHARARGLVLVTNNLREFQRVPGLRVEDWLVAPAGRT, encoded by the coding sequence ATGCTCAGGTACATGCTCGACACGAACATTTGCATCTTCACTATCAAGAACAAGCCACAAGTGGTTCGCGAAGCCTTCAACCGCCACCACGGTCAGATGGCAATCAGTACCGTTACGTTGATGGAACTGGTGTACGGCGCAGAGAAGTCAGCACACCCCGAGCACAATCTTTCGATAGTGGAAGGCTTCGCTGCCCGCCTTGAAGTGCTCGATTACGATAGCCACGCTGCGGAGCACAGTGGGCAATTACGTGCAGAGCTGGCACTGGCTGGCACACCAATCGGTCCATTCGACCAGCTGATAGCGGGCCATGCCCGAGCTCGGGGGCTGGTGCTCGTGACCAACAACCTGCGTGAATTCCAACGAGTTCCGGGGTTACGAGTTGAAGACTGGCTGGTTGCTCCTGCAGGCCGGACCTGA
- a CDS encoding NfeD family protein yields the protein MEMQWWIWLVFGIGLILLELVLPTFFIIWFGIGAVLVSLIALAAPALQLDMQVLLWVLFSSVTTFLWFKLFKRKQPDVRWTADSVIGEVGLLTSSVSQFQKGRVRFQKPLLGNEEWTCVADGDIPAGERVRLVAIEGNTARVVRA from the coding sequence ATGGAAATGCAATGGTGGATCTGGCTGGTCTTCGGCATCGGCCTGATCCTGCTCGAACTGGTCCTGCCCACGTTCTTCATCATCTGGTTCGGCATCGGTGCCGTGCTGGTCTCGCTCATCGCCCTGGCCGCCCCCGCCCTGCAACTGGACATGCAGGTGCTGCTGTGGGTGCTGTTCTCCTCGGTGACCACGTTCCTCTGGTTCAAGCTGTTCAAGCGCAAGCAACCCGACGTGCGCTGGACTGCCGACAGCGTGATCGGTGAAGTCGGGCTGCTGACCAGCAGCGTCTCGCAATTCCAGAAAGGCCGCGTGCGCTTCCAGAAGCCGCTGCTCGGCAACGAGGAATGGACCTGCGTCGCCGACGGCGACATCCCCGCCGGCGAGCGCGTGCGGCTCGTCGCCATCGAAGGCAACACCGCCCGGGTCGTCCGGGCCTGA
- a CDS encoding SPFH domain-containing protein: protein MTSLIVVGAIALFVLITVFKGVRIVPQGEEWIVERLGRYHSTLKPGLNIVIPYMDVVAYRLPTKDIILDVQEQEIITKDNAVIVANALCFAKVVDPQKASYGVQNFSFAVTSLTMTSLRAIVGAMDLDEALSSREQIKARLREAMSEQTEDWGVTVRSVEIQDIKPSENMQLAMERQAAAERERKADVTRAEGAKQAAILEAEARLQSAKLDAEAQINLAEASARAISLVKEAVGNETVPAMYLLGERYVGAMENLANSSNAKVVVLPADLQETVRGLMGRNKA from the coding sequence ATGACCAGTCTCATCGTCGTCGGCGCCATCGCCCTGTTCGTCCTGATCACCGTGTTCAAGGGGGTGCGTATCGTGCCCCAGGGCGAAGAGTGGATCGTCGAGCGCCTGGGCCGCTACCACAGCACGCTCAAACCCGGCCTGAACATCGTTATCCCGTACATGGATGTGGTCGCCTATCGCCTGCCGACCAAAGACATCATCCTCGACGTGCAGGAACAGGAAATCATTACCAAGGACAACGCGGTGATCGTCGCCAACGCCTTGTGCTTCGCCAAGGTGGTCGACCCGCAAAAGGCCTCCTATGGTGTGCAGAACTTCTCGTTCGCCGTCACCAGCCTGACCATGACCTCGCTGCGCGCCATCGTCGGTGCCATGGACCTGGACGAAGCACTGTCTAGCCGTGAGCAGATCAAGGCGCGCCTGCGCGAGGCGATGTCCGAGCAGACCGAAGACTGGGGCGTGACCGTGCGCTCGGTGGAGATCCAGGACATCAAGCCTTCGGAGAACATGCAGCTGGCCATGGAGCGCCAGGCGGCCGCCGAGCGTGAGCGCAAAGCCGACGTGACCCGCGCCGAAGGCGCCAAGCAGGCAGCAATCCTCGAAGCCGAAGCGCGCCTGCAGTCGGCCAAACTGGATGCCGAGGCGCAGATCAACCTGGCCGAAGCTTCGGCGCGGGCGATTTCGCTGGTCAAGGAAGCGGTGGGCAACGAGACCGTGCCGGCCATGTACCTGCTGGGTGAGCGTTATGTGGGCGCCATGGAGAACCTGGCCAACAGCAGCAATGCCAAGGTCGTGGTGCTGCCAGCGGACCTGCAGGAGACCGTACGTGGCCTGATGGGCCGCAACAAGGCTTGA
- a CDS encoding DUF2946 domain-containing protein: MPPRRHIAWIACLAVLFNLLAMPLSSAAPKGPAEQLLWGAFCSSLAGKAKPDVQALAKIDLGTQGDQHSNMQHCWCCSGAAPLLALPGYPPQLHNPPTLLAGHAPPLIDYQPTPRQLWPALNPRASPLV, translated from the coding sequence ATGCCCCCACGTCGGCACATTGCCTGGATAGCCTGCCTTGCAGTGCTGTTCAACCTGCTGGCCATGCCGCTGTCTTCTGCCGCGCCCAAGGGCCCGGCAGAGCAGCTGCTGTGGGGGGCTTTCTGTTCCAGCCTGGCCGGCAAGGCCAAGCCCGATGTCCAGGCCCTGGCCAAGATCGACCTCGGCACGCAAGGCGATCAGCACTCCAACATGCAGCACTGCTGGTGCTGTTCGGGCGCTGCACCGCTGCTGGCCCTGCCGGGTTACCCGCCGCAACTGCACAACCCGCCCACACTGCTGGCCGGGCATGCACCGCCGCTGATCGATTACCAGCCCACGCCGCGCCAGCTATGGCCTGCGCTCAATCCCCGTGCCTCTCCCCTGGTCTGA
- a CDS encoding copper chaperone PCu(A)C — protein sequence MLKQALVLAALLLPGAYANAHEYTVGDLHIAHPWSLQLPPNAPNVAAYFVVHNNGKADDRLLSVDSPISDDAQLHEHAMSASGAMKMQQVQSVVVPAGKDLTFAPSAYHVMLMQPKDRSLLTDGKRFPLTLHFEKAGDITVDVAVQKQAPADQPQAHEHAH from the coding sequence ATGCTCAAGCAAGCTCTTGTACTGGCTGCCCTGCTGCTGCCCGGCGCCTACGCCAACGCACATGAATACACTGTGGGCGACCTGCACATCGCCCACCCTTGGTCGCTGCAACTACCGCCCAACGCACCTAACGTCGCCGCCTATTTCGTCGTGCACAACAACGGCAAGGCCGATGACCGCCTGCTGAGCGTCGACAGCCCGATCAGCGATGACGCGCAACTGCACGAGCATGCCATGAGCGCCAGCGGCGCCATGAAGATGCAGCAGGTGCAGAGCGTGGTGGTGCCCGCTGGCAAGGACCTGACCTTCGCCCCCAGCGCCTACCACGTGATGCTGATGCAGCCCAAGGACCGCAGCCTGCTCACCGACGGCAAGCGCTTCCCGCTGACCCTGCACTTCGAGAAGGCCGGCGACATCACCGTCGACGTGGCCGTACAGAAGCAGGCGCCAGCGGACCAGCCCCAGGCCCACGAACACGCGCACTGA